Part of the Candidatus Sulfotelmatobacter sp. genome is shown below.
TGTGGTATGCCTGGCGGCCCGCTTACTTTCCTGGCCGACGAACCCGCTTCGCAGCATCGCGATCGGTGCAGTCGGTTGCCTGGTGGCCTACGCATTGGTTTGTATAATGTTATTGCGACAGCAAGCACCTGCCGAGGTTCCCTCCTGTGGGTGAGGTTCTGCGGCAACGGGCCATCCCTCATACGGGGGTGGCTCGCTAGAGGCATTCCCCCGCAGCCATTTATGAAACAGACTTTAAGATTGGATCAGATCGCCGAGGAAAATCGCCAGTCTTTAGGAAGTATTCAGGGCTCGGATTCTCAGGGCTCCATGCCCAAAGACCGACCTCGGGTATCGGTGATCATTGTTACCTACCGTTCCAGCAACGAATTGCCCGACTGCCTGAAGGGGCTGTTTGAACAATCCGTGCCGATGGAGGTATTTCTGGTCGATAACGCATCTCCGGATAGCACGCCTCGAGTGGTCGCCGACTATGCGGCGCGTTACGAAAATGTCCATGCGATTCTGAATCCGGAGAATGTCGGCTTGGCGGCGGGAAACAATACGCCCATGGGAATGTGTCGGGGCGAATACCTTCTCATGCTGAATCCCGACACCATGTTTCGTGACGACAGCCTGAAGCGAATGATCCAATTCCTCGACCGCAACCCGGAGGTTGGTGTCGTCGGTCCCAGAAATGTGTACGACGATGGCAAACCGCTCGTGAGTTTCAGAAAGCGCTGGGGCATTCGTCATGTCATGACTTGGCGCGTGCTTCCGTATCGCTTGCCCCGGCTGCTGCATGACCGGTTTTCATCCTACGAAACGCAGGACGTGTTGTATGTGTCCGGCTCCTGCCTGTTGATTCGGCGCAACATCTTCGAGCGCATTGGCGGCTATGACCCGGAATATTTCCTAACGATCGAAGACGTTTGCGATCTCTGTATTCGAGTGAAGGAAACAGGCAGCCGCGTGGTTTTTCTCGGGGATGAGGAAGTCGTGCATCTTTGCGGGCGAAGCGGGGATCAGGCGCCCTACATCGTCGTTTGGCACGGAAATCGGGGCACGATCTATCACTTCCTCAAGCACGGAGGAATTGTTCAAGGCGTCGCGGTTTCGCTTTTGTTGCTCATGGCAGCGGGCGCCCGGGTGGCAATCGCGGGAGTTCTCAGTATCTTCAAGAAACGATATCGAAATGTTGCCCGCATCTATGCTCAAGTTTTCTGGGGCATCATTGCTAGGAATCCGATCTGGGAACGGAGATCGAGGCTGTCCACCTCTTCCAGAAATACCCCGTAGCAGCCTCCAGGAAATGATGAATGCCAGACGCGTGTCCATTGTGTTGCTCGTCGAATACGGCTGTAATGGAAAGGCTGCCCTTTGCCTTGCTCCGGCGGCTTTACCAAAAACAAGTGAAGGTCGACCTGGAAGACCTTGCGCTGGCGGCGATTGAGCTCAAGAAATGTGACGCTTGCGATCTGAGATTCTACGTGCCGGCGATCAGCGGGGATGAACGATTCTACGAGTCGCTTCAAAAATTCGATTGGTACTACGCTGTCGAGAAGCCGGAATACGAGTTTGCCGCGCAGTACATTTCTTCCGAAGATCGGGTGCTCGAAGTGGGCGCCGGCCGGGGGGCATTTTCAGCAAAGATCAAGCCAAAGTCCTATGAGGGCCTGGAGTTGAGCGAAGCCGCGGCGCAGCAGGCGCGGCAGCGCGGAATCCAGGTTCACAAACGCAGCCTCGAAGAGCATTCGGTGGACCATGAAAATGGCTACGACGTGGTGTGTTCGTTTCAGGTGCTTGAGCATATTCCTGAGACCAGGAGTTTTATTGAATTGTCCCTGCGCTGTCTGAAGAGGGGTGGGAGACTGATTTGCTCCGTTCCCTGGGAAGACGGCTTCACGGGAAGACAGAGCAACAATGTACTCAACATGCCGCCTCACCATGCGACCCGCTGGACTGACAAAGCGCTGGGGCATGTGGCCGAATTGTTTGACTTGCAGGTGATTGCGATTGGATATGATGTGCTTTCCGACCTGCATATTCGCGGTTATTCCACGACGCTCATCGAAAACTCTTTCAACGGGGTCTTGGGACGCCGCCATCGTACTCTCGATGGCGTCTTAAGCTCGATCCTGATTAAGGCCCCCGTCCGATTCTTGTCGCTTTTTCTCGAGACCGGTCTTCAGGACAGGGCTCTGCGGCCCGCTGGGCACTCGGTGACGATGGTGTATCAAAAGCCTTGAACTGCTCACGCTAGCGGAGGAAACGTCGGATGACGTCCGTTCTGTTCTATAGCGATGCCGCTCAATTTGGGGGGCATGAAGCAATGACCGTCAAGGCGGTCCGGCATCTTTGTCAACAAAACGGTCTCA
Proteins encoded:
- a CDS encoding glycosyltransferase family 2 protein: MKQTLRLDQIAEENRQSLGSIQGSDSQGSMPKDRPRVSVIIVTYRSSNELPDCLKGLFEQSVPMEVFLVDNASPDSTPRVVADYAARYENVHAILNPENVGLAAGNNTPMGMCRGEYLLMLNPDTMFRDDSLKRMIQFLDRNPEVGVVGPRNVYDDGKPLVSFRKRWGIRHVMTWRVLPYRLPRLLHDRFSSYETQDVLYVSGSCLLIRRNIFERIGGYDPEYFLTIEDVCDLCIRVKETGSRVVFLGDEEVVHLCGRSGDQAPYIVVWHGNRGTIYHFLKHGGIVQGVAVSLLLLMAAGARVAIAGVLSIFKKRYRNVARIYAQVFWGIIARNPIWERRSRLSTSSRNTP
- a CDS encoding class I SAM-dependent methyltransferase, whose product is MPDACPLCCSSNTAVMERLPFALLRRLYQKQVKVDLEDLALAAIELKKCDACDLRFYVPAISGDERFYESLQKFDWYYAVEKPEYEFAAQYISSEDRVLEVGAGRGAFSAKIKPKSYEGLELSEAAAQQARQRGIQVHKRSLEEHSVDHENGYDVVCSFQVLEHIPETRSFIELSLRCLKRGGRLICSVPWEDGFTGRQSNNVLNMPPHHATRWTDKALGHVAELFDLQVIAIGYDVLSDLHIRGYSTTLIENSFNGVLGRRHRTLDGVLSSILIKAPVRFLSLFLETGLQDRALRPAGHSVTMVYQKP